A genomic segment from Triticum dicoccoides isolate Atlit2015 ecotype Zavitan chromosome 1A, WEW_v2.0, whole genome shotgun sequence encodes:
- the LOC119359819 gene encoding dof zinc finger protein DOF2.4-like isoform X1 yields the protein MIFPPSFLDSSSWNDNQLDFEQHAHHQQVAAASCGGGAGDGGCNNHELLQPSIMQQGTLAEGGDGGGGGGQVVGPAKPMSMSERARLARVPLPEQGLKCPRCDSANTKFCYFNNYSLSQPRHFCRACRRYWTRGGALRNVPVGGGYRRHAKRAKPKQAAAAAAAGAPAASGAASGGSTTSSTTSACTTMSNPAPVLPAMLQNGGGGNLSGLLPPLLRLADFDAMSLGSTFSGMGKPSPVDSPAGYYLGGGGGGAVPGLEQWRVQQMQGFPFFQAMADQQHTLAPAAAPAMAMPGMFHYLGLGNGGDGRGVHEDDGGDQQFHHAMPSKRECYPRSGSIAMYGGDHHLTAGAGYTSSYSNAATGNHLL from the exons ATGATCTTCCCCCCTTCATTCCTGGATTCCTCGAGCTGGAATGATAACCAG TTGGATTTTGAGCAGCATGCTCACCACCAGCAGGTCGCGGCCGCAAGTtgtggtggtggcgccggcgacggcggctgCAACAACCATGAGCTCCTGCAGCCATCAATCATGCAGCAGGGGACGCTTGCTGAAGGTGGGgacggaggtggcggcggcgggcagGTGGTGGGGCCGGCCAAGCCCATGTCCATGTCGGAGCGTGCGCGGCTGGCTCGGGTGCCGCTGCCGGAGCAGGGGCTCAAGTGCCCGCGCTGCGACTCCGCCAACACCAAGTTCTGCTACTTCAACAACTACTCCCTCTCGCAGCCGCGCCACTTCTGCCGCGCCTGCCGCCGCTACTGGACCCGCGGCGGAGCGCTCCGCAACGTCCCCGTCGGCGGCGGCTACCGCCGCCACGCCAAGCGCGCCAAACCCAAGCAggcggccgcggccgcggcagcGGGGGCACCGGCGGCCAGTGGCGCCGCTTCGGGTGGGTCGACCACGTCATCGACGACTTCCGCTTGCACGACCATGTCCAACCCGGCTCCCGTGCTCCCGGCGATGCTGCAGAACGGCGGTGGTGGCAACCTGTCCGGCCTCCTGCCACCGCTGCTCCGCCTCGCCGACTTTGATGCCATGAGCCTCGGCTCCACCTTCTCCGGCATGGGGAAGCCGTCCCCGGTCGACTCGCCAGCGGGCTACTAcctaggaggcggcggcggcggtgccgtGCCCGGGCTGGAGCAGTGGAGAGTGCAGCAGATGCAAGGCttcccgttcttccaagcaatggccGACCAGCAGCACACACTGGCCCCAGCTGCAGCGCCTGCAATGGCCATGCCGGGGATGTTCCACTACCTAGGCTTGGGCAACGGTGGTGATGGCCGCGGCGTCCATGAAGACGACGGAGGAGACCAACAGTTTCATCACGCGATGCCGTCAAAGAGAGAATGCTACCCGAGATCAGGCAGCATCGCCATGTACGGTGGTGATCACCACCTCACTGCTGGTGCTGGCTACACAAGCTCCTACTCCAATGCTGCCACAGGTAACCATCTCTTGTGA
- the LOC119359819 gene encoding dof zinc finger protein DOF2.4-like isoform X2: MIFPPSFLDSSSWNDNQHAHHQQVAAASCGGGAGDGGCNNHELLQPSIMQQGTLAEGGDGGGGGGQVVGPAKPMSMSERARLARVPLPEQGLKCPRCDSANTKFCYFNNYSLSQPRHFCRACRRYWTRGGALRNVPVGGGYRRHAKRAKPKQAAAAAAAGAPAASGAASGGSTTSSTTSACTTMSNPAPVLPAMLQNGGGGNLSGLLPPLLRLADFDAMSLGSTFSGMGKPSPVDSPAGYYLGGGGGGAVPGLEQWRVQQMQGFPFFQAMADQQHTLAPAAAPAMAMPGMFHYLGLGNGGDGRGVHEDDGGDQQFHHAMPSKRECYPRSGSIAMYGGDHHLTAGAGYTSSYSNAATGNHLL; the protein is encoded by the exons ATGATCTTCCCCCCTTCATTCCTGGATTCCTCGAGCTGGAATGATAACCAG CATGCTCACCACCAGCAGGTCGCGGCCGCAAGTtgtggtggtggcgccggcgacggcggctgCAACAACCATGAGCTCCTGCAGCCATCAATCATGCAGCAGGGGACGCTTGCTGAAGGTGGGgacggaggtggcggcggcgggcagGTGGTGGGGCCGGCCAAGCCCATGTCCATGTCGGAGCGTGCGCGGCTGGCTCGGGTGCCGCTGCCGGAGCAGGGGCTCAAGTGCCCGCGCTGCGACTCCGCCAACACCAAGTTCTGCTACTTCAACAACTACTCCCTCTCGCAGCCGCGCCACTTCTGCCGCGCCTGCCGCCGCTACTGGACCCGCGGCGGAGCGCTCCGCAACGTCCCCGTCGGCGGCGGCTACCGCCGCCACGCCAAGCGCGCCAAACCCAAGCAggcggccgcggccgcggcagcGGGGGCACCGGCGGCCAGTGGCGCCGCTTCGGGTGGGTCGACCACGTCATCGACGACTTCCGCTTGCACGACCATGTCCAACCCGGCTCCCGTGCTCCCGGCGATGCTGCAGAACGGCGGTGGTGGCAACCTGTCCGGCCTCCTGCCACCGCTGCTCCGCCTCGCCGACTTTGATGCCATGAGCCTCGGCTCCACCTTCTCCGGCATGGGGAAGCCGTCCCCGGTCGACTCGCCAGCGGGCTACTAcctaggaggcggcggcggcggtgccgtGCCCGGGCTGGAGCAGTGGAGAGTGCAGCAGATGCAAGGCttcccgttcttccaagcaatggccGACCAGCAGCACACACTGGCCCCAGCTGCAGCGCCTGCAATGGCCATGCCGGGGATGTTCCACTACCTAGGCTTGGGCAACGGTGGTGATGGCCGCGGCGTCCATGAAGACGACGGAGGAGACCAACAGTTTCATCACGCGATGCCGTCAAAGAGAGAATGCTACCCGAGATCAGGCAGCATCGCCATGTACGGTGGTGATCACCACCTCACTGCTGGTGCTGGCTACACAAGCTCCTACTCCAATGCTGCCACAGGTAACCATCTCTTGTGA